From the genome of Calliopsis andreniformis isolate RMS-2024a unplaced genomic scaffold, iyCalAndr_principal scaffold0022, whole genome shotgun sequence, one region includes:
- the Obp11 gene encoding odorant binding protein 11 isoform X1: MRATEFCLIFASLFVSEFVFVYSGALEDLDSFRRMTAPLRKKCLAEMKITLDLVEDTEYGNFPEDERLKCYFKCVLESASMMDKKGNIKFNFLKKMIPEIFREVGYEMIDSCTDVTGKDNCEIAYNFAKCTYNVNPVVSYYSSMILEGSDFLSIKSSD; this comes from the exons ATGAGAGCTACGGAATTCTGTTTGATTTTTGCCAGTCTTTTTGTGTCGGAATTTGTTTTCGTCTACAGTGGTGCTTTG GAAGATCTCGATAGCTTTAGAAGGATGACAGCTCCTCTAAGAAAGAAATGCTTGGCTGAAATGAAAATAACGTTGG ATCTTGTTGAGGATACTGAATATGGAAATTTTCCTGAAGACGAAAGACTAAAATGTTACTTTAAATGCGTTCTTGAAAGTGCTAGTATG ATGGACAAGAAGGGTAATATTAAGTTCAATTTCCTTAAAAAGATGATACCGGAGATTTTTAGAGAGGTGGGATATGAGATGATCGATAGTTGTACCGATGTCA CTGGAAAAGACAATTGTGAGATAGCATACAATTTCGCGAAATGCACGTACAACGTTAATCCGGTGGTAAGTTACTACTCCTCAATGATTCTAGAAGGATCAGATTTTCTTTCAATAAAAAGTTCTGATTGA
- the LOC143187085 gene encoding BOS complex subunit NOMO3 isoform X1 produces MERSIFIYFYCLCVLVTCYNAEDILGCGGFLKSHADIDFAKVQIKLYTKAGSLKDYTECAPNNGYYFLPLYDKGEYVLKVDPPRGWSFEPTEVLLNVNGQTDACSQGKDINFTFKGFGITGKVISLGSDSGPKGITVTLYNENNKHTPVGTTLTTEGGIFSFTPIQPGEYVLVASHPIWTMDKDTVRVIVLEGNTELPDGSLVVFGYDVSGRVSSEEEAVSGVTFILYGNGMAKNCATTPISEDFKDKKPLCHVVSDKSGKFVFPSLSSGEYKLVPYYAGAQTKFDVQPSELSFKVNHNSVLLRQGFKVTGFTVNGIVRTAINGDPLPGAKIILSQKEVATTDRNGKYALDNMKAGQYTLKAESADVLFDEKMVKISPSSPELPILIPSAYKVCGKVTLSAKGTLHHRKVSVQNTAATFNKDIESDPKTGEFCLYLAPDKYQLSVVVNAEERAKGLQFFPLQQTIDVSSHTINNVNFLQLKATLTGTVRCLPEIDCSQASVTLKILDGITIRTIQSKDGQYQFSDVLPGHYEVLIDNDVFCWENPSYRVSVTSERAEVPPFKQTGFSVAFISSHDTAVEYTEPNDSKKVTLALNKGSTKHCVSKAGIYTFTPKSCHVYDRPSYTWDTSNLSPILLHSMEHNHKGSIQSASALDDIKVKIENGEETITLGPLKFVQQENVYKYEFEFKAKADNIYTITPMSDILLFSPPSLKVLGVNDCQNDIATFIGDLGKIIAGKINPPLEGVTVQIFGNDKSSPIHTLVTQKDGTYNVGPLDGKVDYSVTAEKDGYVITGPDTDGIFLAHKLAEVIVQVSDQADNISLQGVLLSLSGGQSYRRNSVTGEEGKLIFNSLSPGEYYLRPMMKEYRFDPPSKMIKVVEGATVKVTLFGKRVAFSAYGSVTSLNGKPEPGLLVEVQGQGDCSNLQEEATTEENGNFRIRGLQPACTYAFRLKPNVEVNAHIQRTSPDSIPIRTSKDIRGLRLIAFHPIARTDVSVHVVSVQPEHYRTLKVKLCREDMPDSPIHSAKLEAHQFNKIGNSYNAGFLVHLPPLQADGRKYFVQLESSLSQTLHKYRTLPFYFEANSSFKYVKLTFNAERKVDQSDMNQTSVIALPFIMLVAFAFLNREKLWTWLNVTVERWSKPTPNSRVSVQAVPIDPRADDIIVEQIMNINKRKTKPRKT; encoded by the exons ATGGAGCgatcaatttttatttatttctattgtTTGTGCGTATTAGTAACCTGTTATAATGCTGAAGATATTTTAGGTTGTGGTGGATTTTTGAAAAGTCATGCCGATATTGATTTTGCAAAAGTTCAGATAAAGTT ATATACAAAAGCTGGAAGCCTCAAGGATTATACAGAATGTGCACCTAATAATGGATATTATTTTCTTCCTTTATATGATAAAGGAGAATATGTACTAAAG GTGGATCCACCAAGAGGATGGAGCTTTGAACCTACAGAAGTTTTATTGAATGTAAATGGACAAACTGATGCCTGTAGTCAAGGCAAAGATATTAACTTTACATTCAAAGGGTTTGGTATTACAGGGAAG GTGATTAGTTTAGGATCAGATTCTGGCCCAAAAGGAATTACTGTTACTTtatataatgaaaataataagcatactcCTGTTGGAACTACACTTACCACAGAAGGTGGTATATTTTCTTTTACACCTATACAACCTGGAGAATATGTACTAGTTGCATCCCATCCTAT ATGGACTATGGACAAAGATACTGTTAGAGTAATTGTGTTAGAAGGTAATACAGAACTTCCAGATGGTAGTTTAGTTGTTTTTGGTTATGATGTAAGTGGTAGAGTTAGCAGTGAAGAAGAGGCTGTTAGCGGTGTCACCTTTATCCTATATGGG AATGGGATGGCCAAAAATTGTGCAACAACACCAATCAGTGAAGATTTTAAAGATAAAAAGCCTCTTTGCCATGTAGTTTCAGACAAAAGTGGCAAATTTGTCTTCCCAAGTTTATCATCTGGAGAGTATAAACTCGTTCCGTATTATGCCGGTGCTCAAACCAAATTCGATGTTCAGCCTTCTGAATTATCATTTAAAGTAAATCATAACAGCGTTTTACTACGTCAAGGATTTAAAGTAACTGGTTTTACGGTAAATGGTATTGTCCGTACTGCGATTAATGGCGATCCCTTACCAGGAGCAAAAATTATATTGTCACAAAAAGAAGTTGCAACAACAGATAGGAATGGGAAATACGCGCTGGACAATATGAAAGCTGGCCAGTACACTTTAAAAGCTGAAAGCG CGGATGTACTTTTCGACGAAAAGATGGTTAAAATCTCTCCCAGTTCTCCAGAACTACCAATTCTAATCCCATCAGCGTATAAAGTTTGTGGGAAAGTTACGTTATCAGCAAAAGGAACGTTACATCATCGGAAGGTTTCTGTACAAAACACAGCTGCTACATTTAACAAAGATATTGAATCTGATCCTAAAACTGGAGAATTTTGTTTGTATCTGGCTCCCGATAAATATCAGTTAAGCGTTGTGGTGAATGCAGAGGAAAGAGCTAAAGGCCTACA ATTCTTCCCGCTTCAACAAACGATTGACGTATCGTCTCACACAATAAATAACGTAAACTTTTTACAATTGAAAGCAACATTAACTGGAACAGTAAGATGTTTACCAGAAATCGATTGCAGTCAGGCTTCTGTTACATTGAAAATACTCGATGGAATTACGATAAGAACAATTCAATCAAAGG ATGGCCAGTATCAATTCTCAGACGTGCTACCTGGTCACTATGAGGTCCTAATAGATAACGACGTTTTCTGTTGGGAGAATCCTAGTTACAGGGTTTCGGTAACTTCGGAACGCGCTGAAGTACCTCCTTTTAAGCAAACTGGTTTCTCGGTTGCTTTTATTTCTTCGCACGATACGGCGGTCGAGTACACAGAACCTAATGACTCGAAAAAAGTAACTCTAGCCCTGAATAAAGGCAGCACGAAACATTGCGTGTCCAAAGCTGGGATATACACTTTCACTCCGAAAAGTTGTCATGTTTATGATCGACCGTCATATACATGGGACACTAGTAATCTTTCACCCATTTTGTTGCACTCGATGGAGCATAACCACAAAGGAAGCATTCAAAGTGCTAGCGCGTTAGACGACATTAAAGTCAAAATTGAAAATGGGGAAGAGACGATCAC CCTTGGTCCATTAAAATTCGTGCAACAAGAAAACGTGTATAAATACGAATTCGAATTTAAAGCAAAAGCAGATAATATTTATACAATAACGCCGATGTCGGACATTCTTCTATTCAGCCCTCCATCATTAAAGGTGTTGGGTGTTAATGATTGTCAGAACGATATAGCTACATTCATCGGTGATTTGGGAAAG ATAATCGCTGGTAAAATCAATCCACCCCTAGAAGGAGTTACTGTACAAATATTTGGTAACGATAAGAGTTCTCCTATACATACGTTAGTTACACAGAAGGATGGAACGTACAACGTCGGACCTTTAGATGGAAAGGTGGATTACAG TGTGACCGCAGAAAAGGATGGTTACGTGATTACAGGACCTGATACAGACGGAATCTTTTTGGCTCACAAGTTGGCTGAAGTTATAGTACAAGTTTCTGATCAAGCTGACAATATTTCTTTACAG GGTGTTCTCCTTTCCTTATCTGGTGGGCAAAGTTATCGAAGAAACAGTGTAACAGGTGAAGAAGGAAAACTgattttcaattctctatcgcCTGGAGAGTATTATCTGAGACCAATGATGAAAGAATATCGTTTCGATCCTCCATCAAAAATGATCAAAGTTGTGGAAGgtgcaactgtgaaggtaacatTATTCGGCAAAAGAGTAGCGTTCAGTGCATATGGTTCTGTGACATCATTGAATGGGAAACCTGAACCAGGCTTGTTAGTCGAAGTTCAAGGACAAGGAGATTGCAGTAATCTTCAAGAAGAAGCTACAACGGAAGAGAATGGTAATTTCCGAATCAGGGGCCTTCAACCAGCG TGTACTTACGCATTTCGCTTAAAACCAAATGTAGAAGTAAACGCGCACATTCAACGTACTAGCCCTGATTCTATACCAATACGAACTTCAAAAGATATCCGGGGTCTTCGATTGATCGCGTTTCATCCTATTGCTCGTACTGATGTCTCCGTACACGTTGTATCTGTACAACCAGAACATTATCGTACGTTAAAGGTGAAGCTGTGCAGAGAAGATATGCCTGACTCTCCGATACATTCCGCGAAACTAGAAGCTCACCAGTTTAATAAAATTGGCAATAGCTACAACGCCGGTTTTCTAGTTCATCTGCCGCCGTTACAGGCAGATGGTAGGAAATATTTTGTACAATTAGAGTCTTCTCTGTCGCAAACGTTACATAAGTATAGGACGTTACCTTTCTATTTCGAAGCAAACTCGTCCTTCAAGTACGTCAAGCTAACATTCAACGCAGAACGGAAAGTTGATCAGAGCGACATGAATCAAACATCTGTGATCGCATTACCTTTTATAATGCTCGTTGCGTTTgcatttctcaatcgtgaaaAACTATGGACGTGGCTAAACGTGACAGTCGAAAGATGGTCGAAACCAACTCCGAATTCAAGAGTTTCGGTACAAGCAGTCCCTATTGACCCGAGAGCCGACGACATTATCGTCGAGCAAATCATGAATATCAATAAAAGAAAGACGAAACCACGTAAAACGTAA
- the Obp11 gene encoding odorant binding protein 11 isoform X2, translated as MRATEFCLIFASLFVSEFVFVYSGALEDLDSFRRMTAPLRKKCLAEMKITLDLVEDTEYGNFPEDERLKCYFKCVLESASMMDKKGNIKFNFLKKMIPEIFREVGYEMIDSCTDVTGKDNCEIAYNFAKCTYNVNPVAYIAP; from the exons ATGAGAGCTACGGAATTCTGTTTGATTTTTGCCAGTCTTTTTGTGTCGGAATTTGTTTTCGTCTACAGTGGTGCTTTG GAAGATCTCGATAGCTTTAGAAGGATGACAGCTCCTCTAAGAAAGAAATGCTTGGCTGAAATGAAAATAACGTTGG ATCTTGTTGAGGATACTGAATATGGAAATTTTCCTGAAGACGAAAGACTAAAATGTTACTTTAAATGCGTTCTTGAAAGTGCTAGTATG ATGGACAAGAAGGGTAATATTAAGTTCAATTTCCTTAAAAAGATGATACCGGAGATTTTTAGAGAGGTGGGATATGAGATGATCGATAGTTGTACCGATGTCA CTGGAAAAGACAATTGTGAGATAGCATACAATTTCGCGAAATGCACGTACAACGTTAATCCGGTG GCATACATCGCTCCCTAA
- the Obp10 gene encoding odorant binding protein 10, translating into MRLSILLPLLTLCLLQLLIVHCGTRPSFVSDEMIATAASVVNACQTQTGVATVDIEAVRNGEWPETRQLKCYMYCLWEQFGLVDDRRELSVNGMLTFFQRIPAYRAEVQKAITECKGIGKHLANGDNCEYAYTFNKCYAELSPRTYYLF; encoded by the exons ATGAGATTGTCGATACTTTTACCCTTGTTAACTCTTTGCTTGCTCCAACTGCTGATTGTTCATTGCGGG ACACGGCCGAGCTTCGTTTCGGACGAAATGATAGCAACCGCGGCCAGTGTGGTCAACGCCTGTCAAACGCAGACAGGAGTGGCCACAG tGGACATAGAAGCGGTGAGGAATGGAGAATGGCCGGAGACGCGGCAGTTGAAG TGTTACATGTACTGTCTATGGGAACAATTTGGCCTAGTCGATGATAGGAGGGAGCTCAGCGTGAATGGTATGCTGACGTTTTTCCAAAGAATACCAGCCTACAGAGCAGAAGTTCAAAAAGCGATCACCGAGTGCAAGGGGATCGGTAAACATTTGG CAAACGGTGACAACTGCGAGTATGCGTATACTTTCAACAAATGTTATGCAGAATTATCTCCACGG ACATATTACCTATTTTAA
- the LOC143187085 gene encoding BOS complex subunit NOMO3 isoform X2 produces MERYTKAGSLKDYTECAPNNGYYFLPLYDKGEYVLKVDPPRGWSFEPTEVLLNVNGQTDACSQGKDINFTFKGFGITGKVISLGSDSGPKGITVTLYNENNKHTPVGTTLTTEGGIFSFTPIQPGEYVLVASHPIWTMDKDTVRVIVLEGNTELPDGSLVVFGYDVSGRVSSEEEAVSGVTFILYGNGMAKNCATTPISEDFKDKKPLCHVVSDKSGKFVFPSLSSGEYKLVPYYAGAQTKFDVQPSELSFKVNHNSVLLRQGFKVTGFTVNGIVRTAINGDPLPGAKIILSQKEVATTDRNGKYALDNMKAGQYTLKAESADVLFDEKMVKISPSSPELPILIPSAYKVCGKVTLSAKGTLHHRKVSVQNTAATFNKDIESDPKTGEFCLYLAPDKYQLSVVVNAEERAKGLQFFPLQQTIDVSSHTINNVNFLQLKATLTGTVRCLPEIDCSQASVTLKILDGITIRTIQSKDGQYQFSDVLPGHYEVLIDNDVFCWENPSYRVSVTSERAEVPPFKQTGFSVAFISSHDTAVEYTEPNDSKKVTLALNKGSTKHCVSKAGIYTFTPKSCHVYDRPSYTWDTSNLSPILLHSMEHNHKGSIQSASALDDIKVKIENGEETITLGPLKFVQQENVYKYEFEFKAKADNIYTITPMSDILLFSPPSLKVLGVNDCQNDIATFIGDLGKIIAGKINPPLEGVTVQIFGNDKSSPIHTLVTQKDGTYNVGPLDGKVDYSVTAEKDGYVITGPDTDGIFLAHKLAEVIVQVSDQADNISLQGVLLSLSGGQSYRRNSVTGEEGKLIFNSLSPGEYYLRPMMKEYRFDPPSKMIKVVEGATVKVTLFGKRVAFSAYGSVTSLNGKPEPGLLVEVQGQGDCSNLQEEATTEENGNFRIRGLQPACTYAFRLKPNVEVNAHIQRTSPDSIPIRTSKDIRGLRLIAFHPIARTDVSVHVVSVQPEHYRTLKVKLCREDMPDSPIHSAKLEAHQFNKIGNSYNAGFLVHLPPLQADGRKYFVQLESSLSQTLHKYRTLPFYFEANSSFKYVKLTFNAERKVDQSDMNQTSVIALPFIMLVAFAFLNREKLWTWLNVTVERWSKPTPNSRVSVQAVPIDPRADDIIVEQIMNINKRKTKPRKT; encoded by the exons ATGGAGAG ATATACAAAAGCTGGAAGCCTCAAGGATTATACAGAATGTGCACCTAATAATGGATATTATTTTCTTCCTTTATATGATAAAGGAGAATATGTACTAAAG GTGGATCCACCAAGAGGATGGAGCTTTGAACCTACAGAAGTTTTATTGAATGTAAATGGACAAACTGATGCCTGTAGTCAAGGCAAAGATATTAACTTTACATTCAAAGGGTTTGGTATTACAGGGAAG GTGATTAGTTTAGGATCAGATTCTGGCCCAAAAGGAATTACTGTTACTTtatataatgaaaataataagcatactcCTGTTGGAACTACACTTACCACAGAAGGTGGTATATTTTCTTTTACACCTATACAACCTGGAGAATATGTACTAGTTGCATCCCATCCTAT ATGGACTATGGACAAAGATACTGTTAGAGTAATTGTGTTAGAAGGTAATACAGAACTTCCAGATGGTAGTTTAGTTGTTTTTGGTTATGATGTAAGTGGTAGAGTTAGCAGTGAAGAAGAGGCTGTTAGCGGTGTCACCTTTATCCTATATGGG AATGGGATGGCCAAAAATTGTGCAACAACACCAATCAGTGAAGATTTTAAAGATAAAAAGCCTCTTTGCCATGTAGTTTCAGACAAAAGTGGCAAATTTGTCTTCCCAAGTTTATCATCTGGAGAGTATAAACTCGTTCCGTATTATGCCGGTGCTCAAACCAAATTCGATGTTCAGCCTTCTGAATTATCATTTAAAGTAAATCATAACAGCGTTTTACTACGTCAAGGATTTAAAGTAACTGGTTTTACGGTAAATGGTATTGTCCGTACTGCGATTAATGGCGATCCCTTACCAGGAGCAAAAATTATATTGTCACAAAAAGAAGTTGCAACAACAGATAGGAATGGGAAATACGCGCTGGACAATATGAAAGCTGGCCAGTACACTTTAAAAGCTGAAAGCG CGGATGTACTTTTCGACGAAAAGATGGTTAAAATCTCTCCCAGTTCTCCAGAACTACCAATTCTAATCCCATCAGCGTATAAAGTTTGTGGGAAAGTTACGTTATCAGCAAAAGGAACGTTACATCATCGGAAGGTTTCTGTACAAAACACAGCTGCTACATTTAACAAAGATATTGAATCTGATCCTAAAACTGGAGAATTTTGTTTGTATCTGGCTCCCGATAAATATCAGTTAAGCGTTGTGGTGAATGCAGAGGAAAGAGCTAAAGGCCTACA ATTCTTCCCGCTTCAACAAACGATTGACGTATCGTCTCACACAATAAATAACGTAAACTTTTTACAATTGAAAGCAACATTAACTGGAACAGTAAGATGTTTACCAGAAATCGATTGCAGTCAGGCTTCTGTTACATTGAAAATACTCGATGGAATTACGATAAGAACAATTCAATCAAAGG ATGGCCAGTATCAATTCTCAGACGTGCTACCTGGTCACTATGAGGTCCTAATAGATAACGACGTTTTCTGTTGGGAGAATCCTAGTTACAGGGTTTCGGTAACTTCGGAACGCGCTGAAGTACCTCCTTTTAAGCAAACTGGTTTCTCGGTTGCTTTTATTTCTTCGCACGATACGGCGGTCGAGTACACAGAACCTAATGACTCGAAAAAAGTAACTCTAGCCCTGAATAAAGGCAGCACGAAACATTGCGTGTCCAAAGCTGGGATATACACTTTCACTCCGAAAAGTTGTCATGTTTATGATCGACCGTCATATACATGGGACACTAGTAATCTTTCACCCATTTTGTTGCACTCGATGGAGCATAACCACAAAGGAAGCATTCAAAGTGCTAGCGCGTTAGACGACATTAAAGTCAAAATTGAAAATGGGGAAGAGACGATCAC CCTTGGTCCATTAAAATTCGTGCAACAAGAAAACGTGTATAAATACGAATTCGAATTTAAAGCAAAAGCAGATAATATTTATACAATAACGCCGATGTCGGACATTCTTCTATTCAGCCCTCCATCATTAAAGGTGTTGGGTGTTAATGATTGTCAGAACGATATAGCTACATTCATCGGTGATTTGGGAAAG ATAATCGCTGGTAAAATCAATCCACCCCTAGAAGGAGTTACTGTACAAATATTTGGTAACGATAAGAGTTCTCCTATACATACGTTAGTTACACAGAAGGATGGAACGTACAACGTCGGACCTTTAGATGGAAAGGTGGATTACAG TGTGACCGCAGAAAAGGATGGTTACGTGATTACAGGACCTGATACAGACGGAATCTTTTTGGCTCACAAGTTGGCTGAAGTTATAGTACAAGTTTCTGATCAAGCTGACAATATTTCTTTACAG GGTGTTCTCCTTTCCTTATCTGGTGGGCAAAGTTATCGAAGAAACAGTGTAACAGGTGAAGAAGGAAAACTgattttcaattctctatcgcCTGGAGAGTATTATCTGAGACCAATGATGAAAGAATATCGTTTCGATCCTCCATCAAAAATGATCAAAGTTGTGGAAGgtgcaactgtgaaggtaacatTATTCGGCAAAAGAGTAGCGTTCAGTGCATATGGTTCTGTGACATCATTGAATGGGAAACCTGAACCAGGCTTGTTAGTCGAAGTTCAAGGACAAGGAGATTGCAGTAATCTTCAAGAAGAAGCTACAACGGAAGAGAATGGTAATTTCCGAATCAGGGGCCTTCAACCAGCG TGTACTTACGCATTTCGCTTAAAACCAAATGTAGAAGTAAACGCGCACATTCAACGTACTAGCCCTGATTCTATACCAATACGAACTTCAAAAGATATCCGGGGTCTTCGATTGATCGCGTTTCATCCTATTGCTCGTACTGATGTCTCCGTACACGTTGTATCTGTACAACCAGAACATTATCGTACGTTAAAGGTGAAGCTGTGCAGAGAAGATATGCCTGACTCTCCGATACATTCCGCGAAACTAGAAGCTCACCAGTTTAATAAAATTGGCAATAGCTACAACGCCGGTTTTCTAGTTCATCTGCCGCCGTTACAGGCAGATGGTAGGAAATATTTTGTACAATTAGAGTCTTCTCTGTCGCAAACGTTACATAAGTATAGGACGTTACCTTTCTATTTCGAAGCAAACTCGTCCTTCAAGTACGTCAAGCTAACATTCAACGCAGAACGGAAAGTTGATCAGAGCGACATGAATCAAACATCTGTGATCGCATTACCTTTTATAATGCTCGTTGCGTTTgcatttctcaatcgtgaaaAACTATGGACGTGGCTAAACGTGACAGTCGAAAGATGGTCGAAACCAACTCCGAATTCAAGAGTTTCGGTACAAGCAGTCCCTATTGACCCGAGAGCCGACGACATTATCGTCGAGCAAATCATGAATATCAATAAAAGAAAGACGAAACCACGTAAAACGTAA
- the LOC143187362 gene encoding glyoxalase domain-containing protein 4 gives MVTGRALHFVFKIPDRKLTAKFYREILGMKVLRHEEFSEGCEAACNGPYANRWSKTMIGYGPEDTHFVIELTYNYGIKKYEAGNDFRGITIRSKETIERARSDGWPMKEENGKFVLQAPGGYKYYIINEPQPTDKDPVEKVTLSSSNLQRTITYWKGILELQIFNQTDKSVLLGYSKDQAKIEFEDIGAKVNQAKAYGRIAFSVPYAEQPEIQKRIKESGNKILTDLITLDTPGKASVRVIILADPDGHEICFVDDEGFRQLSVPDYPSEAILDRYIAKEK, from the exons ATGGTCACTGGACGAGCATTGCATTTCGTATTTAAGATACCCGATCGCAAATTAACGGCAAAATTTTATCGGGAAATTCTGGGAATGAAG GTATTGCGCCACGAAGAATTTTCCGAAGGTTGCGAAGCTGCTTGTAATGG ACCTTATGCGAACCGGTGGAGCAAAACTATGATAGGATATGGTCCAGAGGATACCCATTTTGTAATAGAGTTAACATATAATTATGGAATCAAGAAATATGAAGCTGGAAATGATTTTCGTGGAATTACAATTCGTTCTAAGGAGACAATTGAAAGAGCACGCTCAGACGGATGGCCTATGAAAGAAGAAAATGGGAAGTTTGTATTGCAAGCACCAGGaggatataaatattatattattaatgaACCACAACCTACAGATAAAG atCCAGTGGAAAAAGTAACTTTATCAAGTTCAAATCTTCAAAGGACTATTACCTATTGGAAAGGTATCCTAGAGTTACAAATATTTAATCAAACGGATAAAAGTGTATTATTGGGATATAGTAAGGATCAGGCTAAGATTGAATTTGAAGACATTG GTGCAAAAGTTAATCAAGCTAAGGCTTATGGGCGTATTGCATTCTCAGTACCTTATGCAGAGCAACCAGAAATTCAGAAAAGGATTAAAGAAAGTGGAAATAAAATACTAACTGACTTAATTACTTTGGACACACCAGGAAAAGCTTCTGTGAGAGTTATTATTCTTGCTGATCCA GATGGACATGAAATTTGCTTTGTGGATGATGAAGGATTCCGCCAGTTATCAGTTCCAGACTATCCAAGTGAAGCAATTTTAGACAGATATATtgcaaaagaaaaataa